From one Agrobacterium fabrum str. C58 genomic stretch:
- a CDS encoding ornithine cyclodeaminase family protein, with translation MLFISEEESATLVTHDLAFTAAWEALIAACDEATASFPVVLGHGSSTNNRFSVKAAATVELAGLKVGSYWPGNRDLGLSRHNSLILLFDQDTGRIGTAMEAGTVNAYRTAAADAVAADQLARRDAETLAIFGAGHQARYECMALARVRSLRRVMIVARNGEQAEEMRSALRQHGLNAEVAAPQNACAEADIIVTATSSRAPLFEADWVRPGTHVASMGSDARGKQELPPALFARGDLFCDLPEQARSIGEFQHAAPDLEVTALGDVLAGRRPGRSSDSAITIFDSSGLSLQDLYIARHLLAKRGAHETPLSANN, from the coding sequence ATGCTGTTCATATCCGAAGAAGAATCCGCAACGCTTGTAACGCATGATCTGGCCTTTACCGCTGCATGGGAAGCGCTGATCGCGGCTTGCGACGAAGCGACCGCGTCTTTTCCAGTCGTACTCGGCCATGGTTCCTCGACCAACAACCGCTTTTCGGTCAAGGCAGCCGCAACAGTCGAGTTGGCCGGGCTGAAAGTCGGCTCTTACTGGCCAGGAAACCGCGACCTTGGCCTCAGTCGGCATAATTCGCTTATCCTGCTGTTCGATCAAGACACCGGACGGATCGGCACGGCGATGGAAGCGGGCACAGTCAATGCCTACCGTACCGCCGCCGCCGATGCTGTTGCGGCAGACCAACTGGCGCGCCGGGATGCCGAAACGCTTGCGATCTTCGGCGCGGGTCATCAAGCGCGCTACGAATGCATGGCTTTGGCGCGTGTGCGCTCTCTTCGCCGTGTGATGATCGTTGCACGCAACGGCGAACAGGCTGAAGAGATGCGATCCGCATTGCGCCAACATGGCTTGAATGCCGAGGTGGCTGCACCGCAAAATGCTTGCGCGGAAGCGGACATCATCGTCACTGCGACATCGTCACGGGCGCCATTGTTCGAAGCCGATTGGGTCCGGCCTGGAACGCATGTCGCCAGCATGGGGTCCGATGCCCGCGGCAAACAGGAATTACCGCCGGCACTGTTTGCCCGCGGCGACCTGTTTTGCGATCTTCCCGAACAGGCGCGCAGCATCGGCGAATTCCAGCATGCCGCTCCCGATCTGGAAGTCACAGCGCTGGGCGATGTGCTGGCGGGGCGTCGGCCGGGCCGTTCCTCCGATAGTGCCATCACCATCTTCGATAGTTCCGGTTTGTCGTTGCAGGATCTTTACATCGCCCGCCACTTGCTTGCCAAACGCGGCGCACATGAAACGCCGCTCTCAGCGAATAATTGA
- a CDS encoding NAD(P)/FAD-dependent oxidoreductase, translating to MDEAARNPRRNDARSPALFRPASNRKTEHSTEIVRKRAGKSAWQDHTGVSSDVRHMMQLKAPFFSDNATDLPFWWEEARPSPVQTDDLPSSTEVAIIGAGFTGLNAALVLARAGKQVSVFDADEPGYGASSRNGGFLGPGWAFFDTGMQYGADTARQIVEESFHSLQHVKDVVAMEKIDCDLKEVGYFKGAMTPRVYDAIGRNMDRIRKIIPCNVYMVPRSEQHKEIGSDLYHGGVAMPGYCGIHPAKYVKGLAEAANRLGVKIYSNARVSDLEGKNGGFSFKVGSRTIAARQILLAANGYSGSLLPHLKRRIIPVGSGLIATEQLPVEVMDRLMPKRQMLAGSQRVVTYYRPSPDNTRIVFGGRVLNMSGAHESAVANAKYIRSLLLAVFPELASAKITNYWHGQLGFTFDHLPHVQTIDGMYFAGGYNGTGVARASWLGSRVAYEMLGSDLGKTVYRNLPFDGRRFYNGKPYFLPLAVWYYGMLDKWDQR from the coding sequence GTGGACGAGGCCGCCCGCAACCCGAGAAGAAATGATGCGCGTTCGCCCGCGCTCTTTAGGCCCGCCTCCAACCGCAAAACAGAGCATTCCACTGAAATTGTACGAAAAAGAGCAGGGAAATCTGCTTGGCAAGACCATACTGGTGTTTCCAGCGATGTGAGACACATGATGCAGCTGAAAGCACCCTTTTTCTCGGACAATGCCACCGACCTTCCCTTCTGGTGGGAGGAGGCGCGCCCGTCGCCCGTCCAGACTGATGATCTTCCGTCGTCTACCGAGGTAGCCATCATCGGTGCTGGCTTCACCGGCCTTAACGCAGCTCTTGTCCTTGCGCGGGCTGGCAAGCAGGTCAGCGTGTTTGACGCGGACGAGCCAGGCTATGGCGCGTCGTCGCGAAACGGCGGATTCCTCGGCCCCGGCTGGGCCTTCTTCGACACCGGAATGCAGTACGGCGCCGACACGGCGCGGCAAATCGTCGAGGAAAGCTTCCATTCGCTCCAGCACGTCAAGGATGTCGTCGCGATGGAAAAGATCGACTGTGATCTCAAGGAGGTCGGATATTTCAAAGGCGCTATGACGCCTCGGGTCTATGACGCCATCGGTCGCAACATGGACCGCATTCGCAAGATCATCCCCTGCAACGTCTATATGGTGCCGCGCTCCGAGCAGCACAAAGAGATCGGCTCCGACCTTTATCACGGCGGCGTCGCCATGCCCGGATATTGCGGCATTCATCCGGCCAAGTATGTGAAAGGCCTTGCCGAGGCCGCCAATCGTCTCGGCGTGAAAATCTACAGCAACGCGCGCGTTTCAGACCTGGAGGGAAAAAATGGGGGATTTTCCTTCAAAGTCGGCTCGCGGACAATTGCGGCGCGACAGATCCTGCTTGCTGCGAACGGCTATAGTGGCTCGCTTCTGCCACACCTGAAGCGCCGTATCATCCCAGTGGGAAGCGGTCTGATCGCAACCGAACAACTCCCCGTGGAGGTCATGGACCGCCTGATGCCCAAGCGGCAGATGCTGGCTGGCAGCCAGCGCGTCGTCACCTACTACCGCCCCTCCCCCGACAACACGCGCATCGTCTTCGGCGGTCGGGTTCTCAACATGAGCGGCGCCCACGAAAGCGCCGTTGCGAATGCCAAATATATTCGTAGCCTTCTGCTGGCGGTGTTTCCTGAACTGGCATCGGCGAAGATTACCAACTACTGGCATGGTCAGCTCGGTTTCACCTTCGACCATCTGCCACACGTGCAGACGATCGACGGGATGTATTTCGCCGGCGGGTACAACGGGACGGGCGTTGCCCGCGCAAGCTGGCTCGGAAGCAGGGTCGCCTACGAAATGCTCGGCTCCGATCTTGGGAAAACTGTCTATCGCAATCTCCCCTTCGACGGGCGTCGGTTTTACAACGGCAAGCCTTACTTCCTTCCTTTGGCAGTGTGGTATTACGGCATGCTGGACAAATGGGATCAGCGATAA
- the hutI gene encoding imidazolonepropionase: MPGNNSAKGTATGNATALWRNAQLATLNPAMDGIGAVENAVIAVRNGRIAFAGPESDLPDDLSTADETTDCGGRWITPALIDCHTHLVFGGNRAMEFEMRLNGATYEEIAKAGGGIVSSVRDTRALSDEVLVAQALPRLDTLLSEGVSTIEIKSGYGLDIETELKMLRVARRLETLRPVRIVTSYLAAHATPADYKGRNADYITDVVLPGLEKAHAEGLADAVDGFCEGIAFSVKEIDRVFAAAQQRGLPVKLHAEQLSNLGGAELAASYNALSADHLEYLDETGAKALAKAGTVAVLLPGAFYALREKQLPPVQALRDAGAEIALATDCNPGTSPLTSLLLTMNMGATLFRMTVEECLTATTRNAAKALGLLAETGTLEAGKSADFAIWDIERPAELVYRIGFNPLHARIFKGQKVSP; encoded by the coding sequence ATGCCAGGGAACAATTCTGCGAAGGGAACGGCGACGGGGAACGCCACGGCTTTGTGGCGCAACGCCCAGCTGGCGACCCTCAATCCCGCCATGGATGGCATCGGCGCCGTCGAAAACGCCGTTATTGCCGTGCGTAACGGCCGCATTGCCTTTGCCGGCCCGGAAAGCGATTTGCCCGATGACCTCTCGACAGCCGATGAGACGACCGATTGCGGCGGCCGCTGGATCACACCCGCCTTGATTGACTGCCACACCCATCTCGTCTTTGGCGGCAATCGCGCCATGGAATTCGAAATGCGGCTCAATGGCGCCACCTATGAAGAGATCGCCAAAGCGGGCGGCGGCATCGTTTCTTCGGTGCGCGACACGCGCGCGCTTTCGGACGAGGTTTTGGTGGCGCAGGCTCTGCCGCGTCTCGACACGCTTCTTTCCGAGGGTGTTTCCACCATCGAAATCAAATCCGGTTATGGTCTCGACATCGAAACCGAGCTGAAAATGCTGCGCGTCGCCCGCAGACTCGAGACATTACGGCCCGTCCGCATCGTCACCAGCTATCTCGCCGCACACGCGACACCCGCGGACTATAAGGGCCGCAACGCCGATTACATCACCGACGTCGTTCTCCCCGGGCTGGAAAAAGCCCATGCGGAAGGATTGGCGGATGCGGTGGACGGTTTTTGCGAAGGCATCGCCTTTTCCGTGAAAGAGATCGACCGGGTTTTTGCGGCAGCACAGCAGCGGGGGCTCCCCGTCAAACTTCATGCCGAACAGCTTTCCAATCTCGGCGGCGCAGAGCTTGCGGCCTCCTACAACGCGCTTTCGGCCGATCATCTGGAATATCTCGACGAGACCGGTGCGAAGGCGCTGGCAAAAGCCGGAACCGTGGCCGTGCTTCTGCCCGGCGCCTTTTATGCGCTCAGGGAGAAGCAACTGCCGCCGGTTCAGGCACTGCGCGATGCCGGAGCCGAGATCGCGCTCGCAACGGATTGCAACCCCGGCACCTCGCCGCTCACCTCGCTGCTGCTGACCATGAATATGGGCGCCACGCTTTTCCGCATGACAGTGGAGGAGTGCCTGACGGCAACGACACGCAATGCGGCAAAGGCGCTCGGACTGCTTGCGGAAACCGGCACGCTGGAGGCCGGAAAATCCGCCGATTTCGCCATCTGGGACATCGAGCGCCCGGCCGAGCTTGTCTATCGCATCGGCTTCAACCCGCTCCATGCCCGTATTTTCAAGGGACAGAAGGTTTCTCCATGA
- the hutH gene encoding histidine ammonia-lyase: MTMKTITLHPGAVTLADLAAIYWENGTAKLDRSFDAGIEKAAARIAEIAAGNAPVYGINTGFGKLASIKIDAADVATLQRNLILSHCCGVGVPLPENVVRLIMALKLVSLGRGASGVRLELVRLIEAMLEKGVIPVIPEKGSVGASGDLAPLAHMAAVMMGEGEAFYEGAPLPAGEALAKAGLTPVVLAAKEGLALINGTQTSTALALAGLFRAHRAAQAALITGALSTDAAMGSSAPFHPDIHSLRGHKGQIDAGAALRNLLEGSEIRVSHIEGDERVQDPYCIRCQPQVDGACLDLLRQVARTLEIEANAVTDNPLVLSDNSVVSGGNFHAEPVAFAADQTALAICEIGAIAQRRVALLVDPALSYGLPAFLSKKPGLNSGLMIAEVTSAALMSENKQMAHPASVDSTPTSANQEDHVSMACHGARRLLPMTDNLFAILGIEALSAVQGVELRGPLKTSPELQKVIAVLRVVVPSLEEDRYMAPDLKAAAELIASGALVSTISGGILPKLEA, encoded by the coding sequence ATGACCATGAAGACCATCACGCTTCATCCCGGCGCCGTGACGCTTGCCGATCTTGCCGCCATCTACTGGGAAAACGGCACGGCAAAGCTCGACCGTTCCTTCGACGCCGGCATTGAAAAAGCCGCCGCCCGCATCGCGGAAATCGCCGCCGGCAATGCGCCGGTCTACGGCATCAATACCGGTTTCGGCAAACTCGCTTCCATCAAAATCGACGCCGCCGATGTGGCGACATTGCAGCGCAATCTCATCCTGTCGCATTGCTGCGGGGTCGGCGTGCCGCTGCCTGAAAATGTCGTGCGGTTGATCATGGCGTTGAAGCTGGTTTCGCTCGGCCGCGGCGCATCCGGCGTGCGGCTGGAACTGGTTCGGCTGATCGAGGCCATGCTGGAAAAGGGTGTCATCCCCGTCATTCCCGAAAAGGGTTCGGTCGGCGCTTCCGGTGATCTCGCGCCGCTCGCCCATATGGCCGCCGTCATGATGGGGGAAGGCGAGGCCTTTTATGAGGGTGCGCCGCTGCCCGCCGGCGAGGCGCTCGCCAAAGCCGGGCTGACGCCGGTGGTGCTTGCGGCGAAAGAGGGGTTGGCGCTGATCAATGGCACGCAGACTTCGACAGCTCTGGCGCTGGCCGGGCTGTTCCGCGCCCATCGTGCCGCACAGGCGGCGCTCATTACCGGTGCACTTTCGACGGACGCCGCCATGGGCTCATCCGCGCCCTTCCATCCCGATATTCACAGCCTGCGCGGCCACAAGGGCCAGATCGATGCGGGAGCGGCGCTTCGTAACCTGCTGGAAGGTTCGGAAATCCGCGTCAGCCATATCGAGGGCGACGAGCGCGTGCAGGATCCCTATTGCATTCGCTGCCAGCCGCAGGTCGACGGCGCCTGCCTCGATCTTCTGCGCCAGGTGGCGCGCACGCTGGAAATCGAAGCCAACGCGGTGACCGACAATCCCTTGGTGCTCTCGGATAATTCCGTCGTTTCCGGCGGCAATTTCCATGCCGAGCCGGTCGCCTTCGCCGCCGATCAGACGGCGCTTGCCATTTGTGAGATCGGCGCGATCGCCCAGCGGCGTGTAGCGCTGCTGGTCGATCCGGCGCTTTCTTATGGCCTGCCGGCTTTCCTTTCGAAAAAACCGGGCCTGAACTCCGGCCTGATGATCGCCGAAGTCACCTCCGCCGCGCTGATGAGCGAGAACAAGCAAATGGCGCATCCGGCCTCCGTCGATTCGACGCCGACCTCGGCCAATCAGGAAGACCATGTCTCCATGGCCTGCCATGGCGCGCGCCGCCTGTTGCCGATGACCGACAATCTCTTTGCCATCCTTGGGATCGAGGCGCTCTCGGCCGTTCAGGGTGTGGAACTGCGCGGACCGCTGAAAACCAGTCCTGAATTGCAAAAGGTGATTGCTGTGCTGCGTGTTGTAGTCCCTTCGCTGGAAGAGGACCGCTATATGGCGCCGGATTTGAAGGCTGCGGCGGAGCTGATTGCCTCCGGCGCGCTGGTCTCGACGATTTCGGGCGGCATTCTGCCGAAGCTGGAGGCTTGA
- a CDS encoding DSD1 family PLP-dependent enzyme, protein MTNADAISKISTPSLIVDEARMLRNISRLQRHLDSLNVSIRPHLKTVKSVDAAKRILSSGNGPATVSTLKEAEVFASAGVRDILYAVGIGPQKLDRVLALRAGGCDLSVVLDTPEQARAVVEASRRAKDGIPALIEIDSDGHRAGLKPDDPALIDIGRILHEEGAVLRGVVTHAGESYGVVGAEALAAFAERERLAAVTAAEALRAAGLPCPTVSVGSTPTAHFARDLSGVTEVRAGVYVFFDLVMAGIGVCSLDDIALSVLTTVIGHQKERGWIIVDAGWMALSRDRGTASQAVDQAYGVVCDIHGDVIDDLIVKSANQEHGILALRPGSSARLPDFPLGTQLRILPNHACATGAQFASYTVLPAGGSTTLAQWPRFSGW, encoded by the coding sequence ATGACAAACGCCGACGCGATCAGTAAGATTTCCACCCCTAGCCTCATTGTTGACGAAGCACGCATGTTGCGGAACATCTCCAGATTGCAGCGGCATCTCGACAGTTTGAACGTCTCGATACGTCCGCACCTCAAGACGGTGAAATCGGTTGATGCCGCGAAGCGTATCCTCTCGAGCGGCAACGGTCCGGCTACCGTCTCGACGCTGAAGGAGGCGGAAGTTTTCGCGTCGGCAGGCGTGCGGGATATCCTCTATGCCGTCGGCATCGGGCCGCAAAAACTGGACCGGGTGCTTGCGCTTCGTGCTGGCGGCTGCGATCTTTCCGTCGTGCTGGACACGCCCGAACAAGCAAGAGCCGTGGTTGAGGCCTCCCGCCGGGCGAAAGATGGCATCCCTGCGTTGATTGAGATTGACTCGGATGGTCACCGCGCGGGTTTGAAGCCGGACGATCCCGCCTTGATCGATATTGGCCGTATCTTGCACGAGGAAGGCGCTGTGCTGCGCGGTGTCGTTACTCACGCCGGCGAAAGCTATGGCGTGGTGGGTGCCGAAGCGCTGGCCGCCTTCGCGGAGCGCGAGCGCCTGGCTGCCGTCACTGCGGCGGAAGCCTTGAGAGCCGCAGGACTGCCTTGTCCGACGGTCAGTGTCGGTTCGACGCCGACAGCCCATTTCGCCCGTGATCTGTCCGGCGTCACGGAAGTCAGGGCCGGGGTATATGTCTTTTTTGATCTCGTTATGGCTGGCATTGGCGTCTGCAGCTTGGACGATATCGCGCTTTCCGTGCTGACGACAGTGATCGGCCATCAGAAGGAACGCGGCTGGATTATTGTGGATGCCGGCTGGATGGCCCTGTCGCGTGATCGCGGCACGGCGAGCCAGGCGGTCGATCAGGCATATGGCGTCGTTTGTGACATTCATGGCGATGTGATTGACGATCTGATCGTTAAATCCGCGAACCAGGAACATGGTATTCTGGCTCTGAGGCCTGGAAGCTCGGCACGTTTGCCAGATTTTCCGCTTGGAACCCAGCTTCGCATTTTGCCCAATCATGCCTGCGCCACTGGTGCGCAATTCGCCAGCTATACGGTGCTGCCAGCTGGCGGCTCCACGACGCTTGCCCAGTGGCCCCGCTTCAGCGGCTGGTAA
- the hutC gene encoding histidine utilization repressor: MGNGKEPVGKGIADVTKASAGQTLHQRILSDIEGRIVSGEWPPGHRLPFEVDLADHYHCSRMTVNKVMGQLAKAGLIERRKKSGSFVRQPQIQSAVLQIHDIGAEVESLGLEYGFKILECARRSAKSEDRERLDVSVGTALLEIICIHFAGAREFCVEQRLINLAAVPEAAEADFTEIAPGPWLLGHVPWSTAEHRISAETPSKEIARLLGISDRQACLVVERRTWSNSGAVTYVRFTYPGNAHALVARFSPSSD, encoded by the coding sequence ATGGGCAACGGAAAAGAGCCAGTGGGGAAAGGCATTGCGGACGTGACGAAGGCATCGGCCGGGCAGACCCTGCATCAGCGCATCCTCAGCGACATCGAGGGCCGGATCGTTTCGGGAGAATGGCCGCCGGGTCATCGGCTGCCTTTCGAGGTCGATCTTGCCGATCACTATCATTGTTCGCGCATGACCGTGAACAAGGTCATGGGCCAGCTCGCCAAGGCCGGTTTGATCGAACGGCGCAAGAAATCCGGCAGTTTCGTGCGCCAGCCGCAGATCCAGTCTGCCGTTCTTCAAATTCACGATATCGGGGCTGAAGTTGAGTCCCTGGGCCTGGAATATGGCTTTAAAATCCTGGAGTGCGCGAGACGCAGCGCTAAAAGCGAGGATCGTGAAAGGCTCGACGTTTCCGTCGGCACGGCCCTGCTCGAGATTATCTGCATCCATTTCGCGGGTGCGCGGGAATTTTGTGTCGAGCAGCGTCTCATCAATCTCGCCGCCGTGCCGGAAGCGGCCGAAGCCGATTTTACCGAAATTGCGCCAGGCCCCTGGCTGCTCGGCCATGTTCCATGGAGTACCGCCGAACACCGGATCAGCGCTGAGACGCCATCGAAGGAGATCGCGCGCCTGCTCGGCATTTCCGACAGGCAGGCCTGTCTTGTCGTAGAGCGTCGCACCTGGAGCAATTCAGGCGCCGTCACCTATGTACGTTTCACCTATCCGGGCAATGCGCATGCGCTGGTCGCTCGTTTCAGCCCGTCTTCCGACTAG
- a CDS encoding formimidoylglutamate deiminase, whose product MTAIYAGAALLAGGWARDVRIICEDGIISSVETGVSPQPQDERHAVIVPAMPNLHSHAFQRAMAGLAEIRGPGDDSFWSWRTVMYKFALSMTPDHVEAVAAQLYMEMLEAGFGRVGEFHYLHNDRDGSHYGNIAEMAERIGAAASQTGIGLTLLPVFYAHSGFGGQAPIDGQKRFIHSLDSYGKLMQGAQAVVDRLPGAVLGIAPHSLRAVTGAELAAIEPLAKGGPIHIHVAEQMKEVEDSLAFSGARPVQWLLDNAPFDGRWCLIHATHMTETETRRMAKSGAVAGLCPITEANLGDGIFTAPAFLAEGGHYGVGSDSNILISISEELRTLEYSQRLSLRARNVVADPGCSTGEKLFLQAIEGGGRALASRNGVEQGKSADFVALDVSAVSYLPLSQILDQWIFAGGIAVDSVWVRGKKLVQAGRHIHRREISGRFNKVMAELLDS is encoded by the coding sequence ATGACGGCAATTTACGCGGGCGCGGCGCTTCTGGCTGGTGGATGGGCGAGGGATGTTCGCATCATCTGCGAAGACGGCATTATTTCATCCGTCGAAACCGGCGTTTCCCCGCAGCCGCAGGATGAGCGCCACGCCGTCATCGTTCCGGCCATGCCCAATCTCCACAGCCACGCCTTTCAGCGCGCCATGGCCGGACTTGCCGAAATTCGCGGTCCCGGTGATGATAGTTTCTGGAGCTGGCGCACGGTCATGTATAAATTCGCGCTTTCCATGACGCCTGACCATGTCGAGGCGGTTGCCGCCCAGCTATATATGGAAATGCTCGAGGCCGGTTTTGGCCGGGTCGGTGAGTTCCACTACCTGCATAATGACAGGGACGGCTCGCATTACGGCAATATCGCCGAAATGGCCGAGCGTATCGGCGCGGCCGCTTCACAAACGGGCATCGGTCTCACATTACTGCCGGTCTTTTACGCCCATTCCGGTTTCGGCGGTCAGGCGCCGATCGACGGGCAGAAACGCTTCATCCATTCGCTCGACAGTTACGGAAAGCTGATGCAGGGCGCGCAGGCGGTGGTTGACAGGCTGCCGGGCGCCGTTCTCGGTATCGCGCCCCATAGCCTGCGCGCCGTGACCGGCGCCGAGCTTGCGGCCATCGAGCCGCTGGCAAAGGGTGGACCGATCCATATTCATGTGGCGGAACAGATGAAGGAAGTGGAGGATTCGCTCGCCTTTTCCGGCGCCCGGCCGGTGCAATGGCTGCTGGACAATGCGCCGTTCGATGGTCGCTGGTGTCTTATCCATGCGACCCATATGACGGAAACCGAAACCAGACGTATGGCGAAAAGCGGGGCTGTTGCCGGGCTCTGCCCGATCACCGAGGCCAATCTTGGTGACGGCATCTTCACGGCCCCGGCCTTTCTCGCTGAAGGCGGCCATTACGGTGTCGGATCGGACTCCAATATCCTGATCTCCATATCGGAAGAGTTGCGAACCCTCGAATATTCGCAGCGCCTCTCGCTTCGGGCGCGCAATGTCGTCGCCGATCCCGGTTGCTCCACGGGTGAAAAACTCTTCCTGCAGGCGATTGAAGGCGGCGGCAGGGCATTGGCGTCGCGAAATGGCGTTGAACAGGGAAAAAGCGCCGATTTTGTCGCTCTTGATGTGTCCGCCGTTTCCTATCTTCCACTATCCCAAATTCTCGATCAGTGGATATTCGCCGGCGGCATCGCGGTCGATTCCGTCTGGGTGCGCGGCAAAAAACTGGTGCAGGCCGGCCGGCATATCCATCGCCGTGAAATATCAGGCCGCTTCAACAAGGTCATGGCCGAACTCCTCGATAGCTGA